ACATTGCCGGTTTTATAATAGTTCATTACGCCTAAGATTCCAACGGGGAATATCAGCAAAGCCAGCGTTGTACCCTGTGCACGGTGCTGCGTGAAACCGAACAGCAATACCAGAACCGGCACCATCACGATGCCGCCGCCAATACCTACCATGCCGCTGAGGTAACCCGCGAACAGGCCCAGAATCATAAGTCCTATAATAACCGTAGCATCCATTTTCATTTTTTTTAGGGTTGTTTGGTCTGGCGTAAATCTTTTATAATCTTAATCTGTTCCGCGAAATAAGATTTCTTTTCGGGATATTTTTCTGTGAGAATCTGATAAGCTTTGATGGCTTTTGCGTAAAGTTTTTGCTCGGCGTAGAGTTTCGCGAGGGTTTCGGTCATCAGATGCGAGATATTATCGCTTCTTTCTTTCACAACAAAATCAGATTCTTCCCTTAGTTTAGAAATCCTCGGTTCTTTTACAATAAAGGTCTCGATGGCCTTGTTTTTTTCTTCCTCTTTAGATGCCGTTTCAGTATCTTCTGTACGGTTTTTATCGATTTTAAGCCAGTTTTGCCACGTATTGATAAACACAGGGACGTTACTCTCTTCTTTGGCCGCGTCTTCTTCAATGTGTTTTTTGACATCCTCAATCAGTTCGTCTGCTTTTTCGGTTTCAAGCGATGACACTTTCTGCGTGAAAAATGAAATATTGAATGCAGATTCTTCGGTGGCAGCCACGGGTTCATCGGACGCTTCAACATTCTGTTTATCAGTGTTTTTAGAGGTTTCAGCTTCGCGCTCGATATTTTTTTTGATCAGCGTATCCGGAGTGGTTCCGGGGAAAACCATGGGTTTCCATTCGCGGTGTTCCACAGTTTCCTCAACGGAATCTACAACGGGTTTTTCAGCAGTTTCGGAAGTTGTAAATTCTGAAGTTTCTTCCGTTGGAATATTACCATCAATTTCTGGGGATTCTTGCTTTAATATTACATCCGTCACGGCAAAATCCTGAACGTCAGCAAAGTCAAGACCGGTATCGTTTACGGTTTCTTCTTCAGGCTGCGTCTGTTTCTTGCGGGTTTTCATCTTCGCTTCTACCTCAGCAATCAACCGCTGCATTTCCTCCTCGTGTTTGTTAGGTACGGCTTTCGGAACGGTGTAGGCTTCGGGTTGTATAGGCTTTGCTGCACTTTTTATCTCGGGCAGGAATTTATCAGTTCCATGAAAATTTAATGATTGGGCTGCTTGCGGTTCAGCTTCAGGCGCAACGGTTTCTTCTGCTGGCGCTTCCGGAACCTGTTGTTCGTCGTGCTGAGTTGGTTCGGTATTTTCGATTAGCGTCTCGGCTTGATCAGTAACCTGCTCGGTTTTCACCTCCGCAGAATCAACGGCATCAACTTCTTTTGTTGGTGAATCCTGCGGTTTGTTGGCTGTTTGCGTCACGATCAGGCCGGTTTCTTTTGTCTGTTCCAGATCGATGGCAGCGTGGTCGCGTTCGAGAAAATCTTCTTCACCTTCAAATAAAATTCTGTTCAGCACACCATTTACATAGACTGGTTTCAACTCCCCTTTTGGAACCGATGCAATATCTGTAAATGGTGTTGAAATTTGCGTAACGGGCGCTGCGATTTCTTCAGCTACAACCGGTTTTGGTTCTTGTTGTGAAGCTGGAACCTTATTAATGAACTGATACAATATTTTTTTGTCGGTAGTGAATGCGGCAGTTTTCGACAGAATATTCTGGTAATCATCCGGCCTGTGCCTGTGCACTCCATACAGTTGCAACGCCCTGATGCTCTGGATATAAGGATGGTTTTCGATTTCCGATTCAAGACGGCCGAGGTCATCTTTTTCTATCAGATCCGGATTCTTTATAATCTCTAAAATTCTTGCGTTCATCATTACCAGTTCGCTACAATATCGTTAAAAATTTTATTGATGATTCTCTCATTCACCACTTTCACCTGCGAAGTCTCGATGGTGTTAATGTCAAGATCGCTGCTGAAGACCGCCTCGTCGGAGTAAGTCCGATCAAAGCTTTTGTCAGGTTCTATTTTGTTTTCGTAATGTACCTTAACGGTAATCGTAAGTTTGTTCTGCGCGGCCTGGATGTTACCGCCGGGCGCGTTCACCGCACTTGAAATTGTGGTAGGGGTAATTGAATAATCTACGATCTCACCTTCGATCAGTATATCAGGACTCTCGGTTGTTCCTTTCAACGTCGTGCGCTGCAAAAATCTGTTCTGGATGTCGGTAGAAAACTGCTGCGAAAGATTTGGGTTCATCAGTGCCGCATTATTCGGGAATTCGCGGATCAGAATAGTCTGTGTTTCAGGACTTAAAGATGATCCGGTGAATGAATAGCACGATTGGAGAATGACAAGCAGAACTGTAGTCACTGCCAAAAAACGTGTGTTATTTAATTTGAAATCGTGCTTCATCTTAATCCTCAAGATTGTATTGTTTGATTTTTCGGTAGAGCGTGCGCTGCGAAATCCCAAGTTCGTCTGCAGCTTTATTGCGTCTGCCGTTGTATTTTTCCAGAGCTTTTACGATCAGTTCGCGTTCGTTATTCTGCAGTGAAAGTGAATTTTGCTTGGTTTCTTCAATTTCAATATCTTCTACCTCGCCGTAATCTTCATCGTTTTCGTCAATGTTGTTCGGGCTTTGATATTGGTTGGCATTTTTCTCGAAATATAACATCGAATTCGGGTTCTGCACCTGATTTTCGGGTGTGAAGACGCGGTTGATCAGGTTTTTTTCCTGATGGCTGAAATCATTATTGCCCCTATTTTTGATGAGTTCCGAAGTTAGGGATTTTAAATCATTCAGGTCATTACGCATGTCGAACAGGATTTTATACATGATTTCGCGCTCAGAATTAAACTCGGAGCTCGGCAATCCCAGCCTGCTGTTTTGCACCACTGCCGGAAGGTTGTTGTGGGCCGGAATGTACTCACCAAGTTTCGCTGAATTAATGCTTCTGTTCTGTTCCACCACCGTCATCTGTTCCACAAGATTGCGCAGTTGACGGATGTTTCCGGGGAAATGGTACTGTTCCAGATATTTTACCGCGTCATCGGTTAGAACCAGTTCTGGCATCCGGTATTTTTCTGCAAAATCTATCGCGAACTTGCGGAAAAGCAAGTGGATGTCGCCTTTTCTTTCGCGCAGTGGCGGCATGTCGATCTGCACGGTATTGAGTCTGTAATAAAGATCCTCGCGGAAGCGGCCGTCTTCAATTGCTTTGAGCATATTTACGTTGGTAGCCGCGACAATTCTCACATTGGTTTTCTGAATCTGTGATGAACCTACCTTCATAAACTCACCGCTTTCTAAAACACGAAGAAGACGTACTTGGGTCTGCAAGGGTAATTCGCCCACTTCATCAAGGAAAATCGTTCCGCCGTCAGCGACTTCAAAATAACCTTTCCGCGTGGAAGTTGCGCCGGTAAACGCGCCTTTTTCGTGACCGAAAAGCTCCGAATCGATTGTACCCTCCGGAATTGCGCCGCAGTTGACCACGATATAAGGCTGATGTTTACGTCGCGATTCGCCATGGATGATTTTAGGAATAAATTCTTTCCCCACACCCGATTCGCCCATAACCAACACCGAAATATCGGTAGGCGCTACCTGAATTGACTTTTCGAGAGCGCGGTTGAGTGCCGGAAAGTTTCCGATGATGCCGAAACGGGCCTTTATAGATTGTAAATCTGCCATAAATTTTTAATTTTTACAAATCAGCCCGGTTAGTTTGCTTCAACCGAAACTTCATTTACTGTGGTCCCCAAAAGCGTACCCTGCGTGTTGCCGTGCACAAAAACAGTCACGATGTCTCCTAATTTCTGATCCTCAAGTTTATCGAAAACGCAAACGGCGTTCTGAGAATTGCGGCCTTTCCATTGATTTTGGTTCTTTTTGGAAGTTCCTTCAATTAAAACTTCATGCATCCTTCCCGCATAACCCTGCATGCGTTTGCGCGAAAGCTCGCCCTGAAGAGCAATTACTTCTGCCAGTCGGCGCTGCTTCACGTCAGCAGGAACATCATCTTCCATTTTGCGGTGGGCAGGCGTGCCGGGTCTTTCGGAATACGCGAACATATATCCGTAATCGTACTCCACTTCCCGCATCAGCGAGAGTGTAAGTTGATGATCTTCTTCGGTTTCGCCACAGAAACCAATAATCATATCCTGTGAGAAAGAAATTTCAGGAACGATTTCCTTAGCGCGGTTGATTAGGTTTAAATATTCTGCCCTTGTATGCTGGCGGTTCATCTTCTCTAAAATCCTGTCGCTGCCGCTTTGTACCGGAAGATGCACATATTTGCAGATGTTATCGTGTTTCGCCATTACCTCAAACACATCCACTGTCATATCGTGCGGATTTGAAGTTGAAAAGCGTATTCTCATTTCCGGAACTGCAACCGCGACCATTTCGAGCAGTTGTGCAAAACGGATCGCCGTAAGTTGCTGCATCTCGCTGGCATTTTTAAAGTCTTTTTTCGCGCCACCCCCGTACCAGAGGTAGGAATCTACGTTCTGCCCAAGAAGCGTTATTTCTTTATAGCCGTTTTCCCAAAGTGTCTTACATTCTTCAACAATCGAATGCGGATCGCGGCTGCGTTCGCGCCCTCTTGTGAAAGGTACCACGCAGAATGTACACATATTGTCGCAGCCACGTGTGATCGTAACGAAAGCGGTAACGCCGTTTCCGCCAAGGCGCACCGGATTGATGTCTGCATAAGTTTCGTCTTTTGAAAGGATCACGTTAATGGCATCGCGGCCGCTGTCGGTTTCTTTTAAAAGATTGGGCAAATCCCTGTATGCATCGGGGCCCACAACCAGATCAACCAACTGTTCCTCTTCCAAAAATTTGGTCTTGAGGCGTTCGGCCATACATCCCAAAACGCCGACCGTAAGATTCGGTCTTTCTTTTTTTAAATTTTTGAACTGCGAAAGCCGCATGCGCACGGTTTGCTCTGCCTTTTCGCGTATGGAGCAGGTGTTGAGGAGGATCAGGTCTGCCTCTTCATGGTTTAAAGTGGTGTTGTAGCCTTGTTTGCTGAGGATTGAAGCAACGATTTCAGAATCGGAAAAGTTCATCTGGCAGCCATAACTTTCGAGAAAAAGTTTCTTGGAATTCTGTGGCTTTTCCGCAATAGCAAAGGCTTCGCCCTGTTTGTTTTCGTCTATATATTTTTCCTGCACTTTGTAAATTTTAGGTGGTTTGAAATTTAGAATTAACTGAAAATGCAACAGCCCAATCTTGTATTTCAACCCTAAGGATTAAAGCGCAAAGATAATAATTTTAGTGACAGAATGGCAGGTTGTTTAATCCATTTTAAAGGCTAACGGTAATCTGAAACGGTATCTCACCGGAATTCCGTGGATGTTTCCGGGCGTCCATTTGTTTCGGATCTGCGATATCCCTTTAATTACCATATCGTCAAAAGCTTTGAGGCCAGTGGATTCCGCGAGCTGCACATCACTCATTTTTCCGTCGGTTTCTACAATAAAAGTTACCTCAAGTCTGAAAGTTCCGGTGAAGGTAAACCGCGATAAATCAATGCTTTGAAAAACCTTCTTTCGGAAATTATTAATCCCACCTTCATATGTAGCCATTTCCATATCGTTTACAGGATCGTAACCTTCCGGTAAATCCTGAAAAAGTTCATGCGGAATAATCCAGAAACTTGTAACTGCAGCTACTTTGTTACCATCTACTACAGCCGGATTCCAACCAGTTAAATATTTAGCGACCTCTTTTGTAAGTTCAAAAGCACATTTGTTTTTCTCCAAACTTTCAGAATCTTCACTTTTAACATACTTGATTTTTTTGTCGGGATACACTACAATGCGGAAACTTAAAGCTTCTTTTTTATTTTCACAGGGCTGGAGATTTTTATTTTTCAGAACCTGATGAAAGTCTTTGTAAAACTGAATATTACCGCCAACGTAGTCGGTTTGTCCAGCAGGGTACTGTTCGTATATGTCCTGTGCAAAAGAATTTGAGTACAGGAGAAATAAGATAAAAATAAAGTAATAGCGCATTTAAAAAATTTTAGTATTCCAGCTCGGTAATCGCTGTTAACTGGTATTTGTAGCGGTAATCCACCGGTTTACCGTTGACGGTGGCAGGAATCCATTTCTTCTTCATAGCCCTGTAAGCGTAAAATACCATCCGGTCGAATTCTTCAAGGCCCGTTTTCTTGGTTAGTACGATATCTTCGAGTTTTCCTTCTTTGGTGATGATGAATTCGGCTTCAACGGTAAAACGGTCTTCCCAGCTGAATCTCTTAAGATTTAAGTTGGCTTTCAGCTGTTTGCGGAAATGCTCCATATGATTGTCGCCGGCGTTGTTATAAACCGGTCCGGTTACAGAAGGTGTGTAATCAGAATGTTCGTCTTCAAAAAGTTGAGCGGGAAAAATATTGAAACGCGCAACAGCCGCCTGTTTTACGCCGTTTAGAGTCGCCGGATTCCACTTCGTCATATGTTTGGCGACTTCTCTGGCCAGGTCAGCTGCACATTTATTTGCACTCAGATAATCCGCGTGTTGATCTTTTATAAAGTTAATAGACGCGTCGGCATTTATTAAAACTGAGAACTGGTAAAACTCCGATGGATTCGCACATGGCTGAAGCTTCTTTTCAACAATAATATCGTGGAAGTCTTTGTAATAAGCACTGTATCCACCGACGTACGGCGACTGATGATCGGGGTAACCGTCGAGAACCTGTGCCTGTCCGTATACAATGAGCGGACTGAGCAGCAATAACAGAAAGATTTTCTTCATAAATGTATATTACCTTTGATTTGTATACGAAATAGGCATTCTGAACCTGTATTTGGTAGCGACTCCATGAATTGTGGCAGGCATCCACTTCTTTTTGATGGATTTCACCGAATAGAGGATCATCTCATCATACTGTTCCAAACCTGATGAATTTTCGAGCATTGCATTTTCCATAACCCCTTCTTCGTTCACGATAAAAATAACTGTTAACGTCACTTTTCCGTCTCCTTTAACATAAAAATCGCTTCCATCGGCGCGATTATCAACTTCTTTCCTAAAAGCCTGAATGCCGCCGGGGAAAACAGGCATTTTGAAATAGTTGTCGGGCGTATAACCCGTTTCGAAATTATCGAAAAACGCATCGGGGTAGATAAAATAGTGGGTAAGCGCAACGGTATTTTTACCATCAATTTTGGCTGCAACCCAACCGGGCATTGACTTAAGAACTTCCGCCGTTAGTGCCTCCGCACATTTACTGTCTGTCGATGGCGCATTTTCACCGGAATACAGTTCAGCGGTGTCATCGGTCTTTACCACAATACCTGCCTTTACATGCTCTTTTTTATTGGTGCAGGGTTTAAGCTGTTTCTCGAGCAGAATTTTTTGAAAATCCTTGTAGAAGTTTACTTCACCTCCTAAATAACTATGCTGATCAGCCGGAAACGCAGGGATCGTCTGCGCAAATAGTAAACTGTTTAGAAATACCAGAACGTAAAGAATTCTCATCAATTATTTTTTCTAAAGATAAAAAAAACCTTGTAACTGCTTACAAGGTTTTCTAGGGTTAAATGTCTGAGGCTTCAGTTCTGAAATTCAGTTTCTGCCGTAGTTTAGATTCCGTGGGTTCGCCGCCACAACTTGCGGGCGTCCATTTAGGGTTCATTCTTCTTAAGGTCAGTTCCAAATCACGGTACAGCAAGTTGCTGTTCTGCACTTCTGGTTTTAACTGAAAACTCTGCAGATTACCGGTTTTGCTGATAAAAAGAATCAATTCGAAAGTTCCGTTCACCGAATACAGACTCGTGTCCAGATAGCTTTGCAGACTGGTAAAGAGCGTCTGCTTAAAAGCGTTTTCGCCTCCCGGAAACTGCGCATAAACTGCATTTTCGCATTTCAGGCGGTAAAATTCCATCGGGTTGTTCAGATCGTAATAAATGGAAAGTTTGGCGAGTTCGCTGGAGTTATCAGAAATATCAGTTTCTTCAACCAGATACTGGGCATTCATAAAACTGCCGGCGAATGCAAGTAGGAATAAAAGCTTTTTCATTGTCTGAATTTTGAATAAAGTTACTGATTATTCCTACAATCAACGGTTGGTTTATAAAACTTCAATCTGGTTTTTTAGTAAATCTTCAAACTCATCTCGACGTCTGATCAGATGTGCTGCACCGTCCAGAAAAAGAACTTCGGCAGGTTTAAGGCGCGAATTGAAATTTGAACTCATCTCAAAACCATACGCGCCGGCATTTCTGAAGACCAGAACGTCGCCTTCGCGGGTTTCATTTAATTTTCTGTCCCACGCAAAAGTATCGGTTTCGCAAATGTTTCCAACCACGGTATAAATTCTTTGCGCGCCTTTTGGGTTCGAAAGATTATCTATTTTATGGTAAGAATCGTAAAACATCGGCCGGATGAGGTGATTGAATCCTGAATTTATTCCCGCAAAAACAGTTGCCGTAGTCTGTTTGATGACATTTGTCTTCACCAAAAGGTTTCCGCTCTTGCTCACGAGATATTTTCCGGGTTCGAACCAAAGTTCAAATTTCTTTCCTGAACTCTTAGAAAATTCCGAAAGTGCTTTTTCTACTTTTTTCCCTAACGTCTTCACGTCAGTCTCGATATCACCTTCCTGATACGGAACTTTAAAGCCGCTTCCCATATCAAGGTATTTAAGATTCGGGAAATGTTCGGCGAGTTCGAACATGATATCCAGGCCCTGAAGAAAAACATCGGGATCTTTTATCTCACTTCCGGTATGCATATGAAGCCCTTCTACGTTGAGGTTTGTTGTTTTCATCACGCGCTCGATGTGGCGCAGTTGGTGAATTGAAATCCCAAATTTCGAATCGATATGACCTGTAGATATTTTGTAATTCCCGCCTGCAAAAATGTGCGGATTAATGCGCACAAATATCGGGTAAGAGCCGCCGTATTTATTCCCGAACTGCTCCAGAATAGAGATGTTATCGATATTGATATGTACGTTAAGCGCCATCGCTTCCTCAATTTCGGCCAGATCCACGCAGTTCGGCGTGAAAAGAATTTTCTTAGCCTCGAAACCCGCTTTAAGGCCAAGCTTCACTTCATTAATTGAAACACAGTCTAAACTTCCGCCCAGATTCTTTACATATTTTAAGATGTTGATATTCGAAAGCGCCTTGCAGGCATAAAAAAAGCGCGTGCTTTTATGGAACGAAGATGTTAATTTTTCATACTGCTCCTTAATGGATTCAGCGTCATAAACATACGTTGGGGTGCCGTACTGTTCGGCTATTTTAAGTAAATCCTTATCAGTCATTATAATTGGATGTTTTGTGTTATTGGGTAATATTGGACGGGACGCCTCTGAGACAGGCCAAACCCGCTAATAAAAAAGAAGTTGCAAAGGTATATTTTTTTTGAAATACTACTGAGGCAAAGCCTGAATCTCAAAATCGCCGCGCAAAAGTGAAAGTTTGAGATCGTTTTTAATGTCATCAGAAAACCTCGTAAAGTCAATCTTCATGGCAGCGAGTTTCTTTGGCGAATTAATCTGCGTGTGCAGCTCATAGAAACCAAACCCGGTGAGGCGCCCGTTTTCGAGTATTAAAAAAGATTTTTCACCTAATACTCTTCCCGCAGAAAGCCAAAGTTCATTGCGGCCACTCAGTGAAATAAGTTTTTTAAGTGCTGCCACATCGTCTAATTCGGGTCTTGCCTGCAGAAAGCTTACGGCTTTTAGGCCCTGGGTGAACGATCTGAATTTCAGCAAGGGAAGCTCTGTCTTTATATTCGTAATTTTTTCGACGAAATATTTACTGTTGCGATAGTATAGGCCATATTGCAGGCTCTCGCGTTTTCGTAGACCTTTTGTCGACATCATCAGTTTCGCCAGCAAGTCGCTTCCGGTTAATTCGTACTGAATCTGTTCTACGTCAGTCTGAATCTGTGCCCATCTTTTCAACTTTGAACTGAATACGTGTTTCGCAAACTTGCTGAGATCGTCCACAAAATCGAAATAGATTATTTTTCCCTCAGCATTCTGCATATAAATAATGCCGCGCGCCGCCGGAAGATCCTGTGTGAGGTTGCGCACTTTATTCAGGTACGTTTTGCCATTGCTTTCCTCGTGGTGCTGCTGAATAATTTCGGAGTTTTTGTCTTTGATTAATAGCAGTTTGAATAAATCTAAAGTTGCGCGTGCGTCGCCCGAAGCGCGGTGCTGGTCTACCAATGGAATACCAAGTGATTTTACCAGTTTGCCGAGTGAATAACTTTCGGCCTCAGGAATGAGTTTTTTGGCAAGTGGAATGGTGTCTAACGTATTGATTGTGAAATCATAACCTAGTCTTTTGAATTCCTGGCGGAGCATGCGGTAATCGAAATCGATATTATGACCCACAAGAATTGTGTTGCGCGTAATTTCAATCACTCTGCGGGCAATTTCGGGGAATTTTGGCGCAGTTTTCACCATTTTCGGCGAAATTTTTGTGAGTTTCTGCACGAACGGCGTGATCTCGCTTTCAGGATTAACGAGTGATATGAACTGGTCTACGATCTCGTGCCCATCATATTTGTACACAGCAATTTCAATAATGCTTTCTTTCCTGAATCCTGCGCCGTTACTTTCTATATCGATTACTGAATACATTGACTAGTTTTCTTCCCAGTTTCGGCATTTGCCAAAACTTTCTGCAATTTTACCTTTTTCTGCCACCTAAACCAAACATTCCCAGTACAAATTTTGCGCCCTCGCGCGCTAAGGTTGTGGTGAAAGTGCGTCCGGCCCTCGACTTCATAACCGATTCGAACATGCCAGGCTCTTCTTTTACGGGTCGGGCCTTCTGTGTGGGAGCCGCATTCTGAACGGCCTGCTCCATTCTGCTCGTCAGCATTTCATAGGCTGAATCTTTATTCAGCGCTTGTTCGTATTTAGCCACCAGACCGGAACGGCGTGTAAGTTCTTCTACTTCACTGTCATTCAGTACGTCCATTCTGGATTCCGGTGAAATTAAAAAAGTATGAACAAGCGGCGTCGGAATTCCTTTTTCATCCAATGCTGTGATAAACGCTTCACCAATGCCGAGATTTTGGATGAGTTCGTCGGCTTTGTAATATTCGGTAACCGGATAATTATCAACGGCCTGCGAAATTTCCTTGCGGTCTTTGGCTGTGAACCCGCGTAATGCATGTTGAATTTTTAATCCTAACTGTGACAGGACGTTTTCGGGTACATCACCCGGAACCTGGGTGATAAAATAGATTCCGACGCCTTTTGATCGGATCAGTTTTACCATCGTCTCAATTTGGTTGAGCAGTGTTTTTGACGCTTCTTTAAAGATTAAATGTGCCTCGTCGATAAACAGCACCAGTTTGGGTTTGCCGGAATCGCCTTCCTCGGGAAATGTCATGTAAATCTCTGCGAACAGCGATAGCATGAAAGTAGAAAACAACTGCGGCCTGCTCTGTAGATTTTGTACGCGCAAAATATTCACAACTCCCTTTCCGTCACGTTGTGCCAACAGATCTTCAACATCGAAACTTGGTTCGCCGAAGAAACCGGCCGCGCCCTGCTGCTCCAAGGCAACAATAGACCGCAGAATAGCGCCTAAAGATGCAGGTGCAATAGAACCGTAATTATTTATAAGATCCGCTTTGCCCTGCGGATTATCGGTCACATATTTCAGAACTTTTTTCAGGTCTTCGAGGTCGGACAGCGGTAATCCTTTGTCGTCGCAATATTTAAAAATAATCGAAATAATACTTTGCTGGGTATCATTAAGATCAAGGATCTTTGAAAGCAGCAGCGGCCCGAATTCAGTAACCGTGGCGCGTAATTTAACGCCTTTTTCGCCTGAAATGGTCATCAGTTCAACTGGGAATGCCTGCGGCTCGTAAGGGAGCTGTGTTTTTGCATAGCGTTCTGCAATCATCGGGTTCTGTTCGCCAGGTTCAGCAATTCCGGAAAAATCACCTTTAATGTCGAGCACAAGTGACGGAATTCCCAAATGAGAAAGCTGCTCGGCAAAAACCTGCAGGGTCTTGGTCTTTCCGGTACCGGTGGCACCCGCGATTAGGCCATGCCGGTTGATGGTTTTAAGAGGTATTGTCACATCGATTTCGGTTACCACTTCTCCGTCCAGCATTGCTTTTCCTAACGTGATATATTCGCCTTTGGCTTTGTAGCGCGCAGAAAGTTCATCGATAAATCTGGCTTTGTCCGGCATATTTTTTTATTTAAAGTTAAAGGTAGAAAAAATCTCCATTCGCGCCGCCACAAAAGATCAGATGATGAGTTGCGTAGATAAGTCATAACCGCGGGCAGCGTCAGTGCCGTAATTTTTAGTAGATTTGTTACTCTTCAATTAAAAACATGACACCGAACGCAGTATCACAAAAAACCCTTCTAGAGCGGCAGTTGAAGATTGTTGCTGATGCGGTGAAAGTAAATTCGCGTACATAAGTTATGGAGTTCCTCGGATATTTTTCAGCAATTGTAATCGGACTTGTGATGGGTCTTATTGGCGGTGGTGGAAGCATTCTAAGTGTTCCTATTTTCGTGTATGTGTTTGGTTTCGATGCGGTTACTGCCACGGCACTCTCGCTGTTTGTTGTGGGAATTACGAGTTTGGTGGGATCGGTAGGATTTATTAAACAGGGCCAGATAGACTTCAGAACCGCGCTTACTTTCGCAATTCCTTCGGTACTTGGCGTGTTGTTTTCGCGCCGCCTGGTTTTGCCGCATTTACCTCATTACATTATCAACCGCTGGGGAATTACACTTACCAAAGACATGTTCCTGCTGCTGCTTTTCGCTATTTTAATGCTCATTGCGTCGATCAAAATGATCAGGAAAAACGAGAGGCCCAGGCTGCGGAAATATGATGAGGTAAATTATACCATCCTTGTATCGCAGGGGCTTTTGGTGGGAATCGTAACCGGGCTGATTGGTGCTGGCGGCGGTTTTCTGATCGTGCCTGCGCTTGTGATGCTGCTGGGTTTAAATATGAAGAAGGCGGTCGCAACCTCACTGTTTATTATTGCGATGAATTCGCTGATCGGTTTTCTCAGCACGATGAAAATCGTGAAACATGACTGGGTTTTCCTGCTGTCCTTTACTTCACTTTCGGTCATCGGAATTTTCATAGGCCTTGCACTCTCAAAAAGAATGGATGGCCGGAAACTTAAGCCCTTATTTGGATGGATTGTCCTGGCAATGGGGCTTTTCATCATCGTAAAAGAGGTATTTTTAAAACAACAATATTAAAAACATGAAGAATATAATTCTAGGCGCATTTGCATTTTTTGTTTTAGCCGCATGTACCAAATCCGCCGAGGGCAATGGTGCAGAAAACAAAACCATCGAGGCCGAACTCGTTCAAAAACCGGTAGAATTTAAAAATGCATCAGGAGAAGCGATCAGCGTAACCTATTATTCAGAAGGCGATGTTGTTGCTGTAAAAATTACACCGCAGGGCAAAGCCGAGCAGAAATTAGTCGCGAAAACAGTAAACCGCAACGGTAACCCTGTTTTTACTAATGACCAGTATATGTGGGAAATAACGCAGGACGGACAGGCCGGAACCCTATCAGACGGAGCTGGAAATACCACTGAATATATGAAGACCGAATCCGCAAATTGATTTTTTCTATCACACTAAGTGCTGCTTAAAAATACAAAGCGCTAACAATTGACGTAATTTTGGACCTGGATTTTAAATCATTTTAGAATGAAAATTGAACAGATTTACACTGGATGCCTTGCTCAGGGCGCATATTATATCGTGTCCGGAACGGAGGCCGCCATCATCGATCCGTTACGTGAGACCAAACCATATATCGAGCGTTTGCAGAAAGACGGAGTGACGCTAACCTATATTTTTGAAACTC
This window of the Flavobacteriaceae bacterium 3519-10 genome carries:
- a CDS encoding conserved hypothetical transmembrane protein — encoded protein: MEFLGYFSAIVIGLVMGLIGGGGSILSVPIFVYVFGFDAVTATALSLFVVGITSLVGSVGFIKQGQIDFRTALTFAIPSVLGVLFSRRLVLPHLPHYIINRWGITLTKDMFLLLLFAILMLIASIKMIRKNERPRLRKYDEVNYTILVSQGLLVGIVTGLIGAGGGFLIVPALVMLLGLNMKKAVATSLFIIAMNSLIGFLSTMKIVKHDWVFLLSFTSLSVIGIFIGLALSKRMDGRKLKPLFGWIVLAMGLFIIVKEVFLKQQY
- a CDS encoding Transcriptional regulator, coding for MADLQSIKARFGIIGNFPALNRALEKSIQVAPTDISVLVMGESGVGKEFIPKIIHGESRRKHQPYIVVNCGAIPEGTIDSELFGHEKGAFTGATSTRKGYFEVADGGTIFLDEVGELPLQTQVRLLRVLESGEFMKVGSSQIQKTNVRIVAATNVNMLKAIEDGRFREDLYYRLNTVQIDMPPLRERKGDIHLLFRKFAIDFAEKYRMPELVLTDDAVKYLEQYHFPGNIRQLRNLVEQMTVVEQNRSINSAKLGEYIPAHNNLPAVVQNSRLGLPSSEFNSEREIMYKILFDMRNDLNDLKSLTSELIKNRGNNDFSHQEKNLINRVFTPENQVQNPNSMLYFEKNANQYQSPNNIDENDEDYGEVEDIEIEETKQNSLSLQNNERELIVKALEKYNGRRNKAADELGISQRTLYRKIKQYNLED
- a CDS encoding tRNA-i(6)A37 methylthiotransferase, whose amino-acid sequence is MKYKIGLLHFQLILNFKPPKIYKVQEKYIDENKQGEAFAIAEKPQNSKKLFLESYGCQMNFSDSEIVASILSKQGYNTTLNHEEADLILLNTCSIREKAEQTVRMRLSQFKNLKKERPNLTVGVLGCMAERLKTKFLEEEQLVDLVVGPDAYRDLPNLLKETDSGRDAINVILSKDETYADINPVRLGGNGVTAFVTITRGCDNMCTFCVVPFTRGRERSRDPHSIVEECKTLWENGYKEITLLGQNVDSYLWYGGGAKKDFKNASEMQQLTAIRFAQLLEMVAVAVPEMRIRFSTSNPHDMTVDVFEVMAKHDNICKYVHLPVQSGSDRILEKMNRQHTRAEYLNLINRAKEIVPEISFSQDMIIGFCGETEEDHQLTLSLMREVEYDYGYMFAYSERPGTPAHRKMEDDVPADVKQRRLAEVIALQGELSRKRMQGYAGRMHEVLIEGTSKKNQNQWKGRNSQNAVCVFDKLEDQKLGDIVTVFVHGNTQGTLLGTTVNEVSVEAN
- a CDS encoding DNA polymerase III epsilon subunit codes for the protein MYSVIDIESNGAGFRKESIIEIAVYKYDGHEIVDQFISLVNPESEITPFVQKLTKISPKMVKTAPKFPEIARRVIEITRNTILVGHNIDFDYRMLRQEFKRLGYDFTINTLDTIPLAKKLIPEAESYSLGKLVKSLGIPLVDQHRASGDARATLDLFKLLLIKDKNSEIIQQHHEESNGKTYLNKVRNLTQDLPAARGIIYMQNAEGKIIYFDFVDDLSKFAKHVFSSKLKRWAQIQTDVEQIQYELTGSDLLAKLMMSTKGLRKRESLQYGLYYRNSKYFVEKITNIKTELPLLKFRSFTQGLKAVSFLQARPELDDVAALKKLISLSGRNELWLSAGRVLGEKSFLILENGRLTGFGFYELHTQINSPKKLAAMKIDFTRFSDDIKNDLKLSLLRGDFEIQALPQ
- a CDS encoding Diaminopimelate decarboxylase, with product MTDKDLLKIAEQYGTPTYVYDAESIKEQYEKLTSSFHKSTRFFYACKALSNINILKYVKNLGGSLDCVSINEVKLGLKAGFEAKKILFTPNCVDLAEIEEAMALNVHINIDNISILEQFGNKYGGSYPIFVRINPHIFAGGNYKISTGHIDSKFGISIHQLRHIERVMKTTNLNVEGLHMHTGSEIKDPDVFLQGLDIMFELAEHFPNLKYLDMGSGFKVPYQEGDIETDVKTLGKKVEKALSEFSKSSGKKFELWFEPGKYLVSKSGNLLVKTNVIKQTTATVFAGINSGFNHLIRPMFYDSYHKIDNLSNPKGAQRIYTVVGNICETDTFAWDRKLNETREGDVLVFRNAGAYGFEMSSNFNSRLKPAEVLFLDGAAHLIRRRDEFEDLLKNQIEVL